A stretch of Pelagicoccus enzymogenes DNA encodes these proteins:
- a CDS encoding agmatine deiminase family protein, translated as MLIESFSSIASAQSGSPSLVLPAGEEALWENVSESYDEVYREPTEAVPVSKLLMPWEASRAVALALPLGELQEDRALDALFKDSLAALLPRVEVIAFHHRLDRRILGSFWAELEADARIAPFLGRLSLESSEAFSIWMRDFGPQFAVGEDQSLVLLDASVGDPGASRGLLFDVKTTEDPIQQHFRMVEELSNLRGLEGSDRIPSLLAGNLEAKWGVATALSRPPLFLQGGDFLPVSSSGALVSESTLRANGGVSQRFRALVREYYGVDTIVFLENLPGKTIEHLDFIVHPIQENVVLLADPPEGIASTRAYHRYLKRELQSRFARNESSVRKAFPGVKIVKVPMPPPALDSDEEVRRELFLNALQAFIGQERIAMRFDPASALENWEAFEINPRIEARLKEVTGISNWRMEIDQIRVIETYLGDSFENLLAKHVEPQVNYRSYVNSLYVKNPEGEEVVLIPRFRGRDGSEQAMFEALETKVAAAYRSACPKAEQIWIDCTVLTDFMGMIHCYTLAIPDPSTFAKEL; from the coding sequence TTGCTTATTGAAAGCTTCTCGAGTATCGCTTCAGCCCAGTCTGGTAGCCCGTCACTGGTATTGCCTGCTGGGGAAGAGGCTCTTTGGGAGAACGTTTCGGAGTCGTACGACGAGGTCTATCGCGAGCCAACGGAAGCGGTTCCGGTATCCAAACTTTTGATGCCTTGGGAAGCGAGTCGCGCGGTTGCCTTGGCTTTGCCGCTCGGAGAACTGCAAGAGGATCGCGCTTTGGATGCCTTGTTCAAGGACAGCTTGGCTGCTCTATTGCCGCGGGTGGAGGTGATCGCTTTTCATCATCGCTTGGATCGGCGGATCTTAGGGAGCTTTTGGGCTGAGTTGGAAGCCGATGCAAGAATTGCTCCTTTTCTTGGTCGGCTTAGCTTGGAGTCCAGCGAAGCGTTCTCAATTTGGATGCGGGACTTTGGTCCGCAGTTCGCGGTGGGCGAGGACCAGAGCCTGGTGTTGCTAGATGCAAGCGTGGGAGATCCAGGGGCTTCGAGGGGCCTGTTGTTTGACGTTAAGACGACGGAAGACCCCATTCAGCAACATTTCAGGATGGTCGAGGAGTTGAGTAATCTAAGAGGTTTGGAAGGAAGCGACCGCATTCCCAGCCTTTTGGCAGGCAACCTGGAGGCGAAGTGGGGAGTTGCGACCGCCCTTTCACGTCCGCCCTTGTTTTTGCAGGGGGGAGACTTTTTGCCAGTTTCCTCGTCCGGAGCGCTGGTATCAGAATCTACCTTACGAGCGAACGGAGGAGTGAGTCAGCGTTTTCGTGCTCTGGTAAGGGAATATTACGGAGTGGATACAATTGTTTTTTTGGAGAACCTGCCTGGCAAGACGATCGAGCACTTAGATTTCATCGTGCATCCAATTCAGGAAAACGTTGTTTTACTCGCCGATCCGCCGGAGGGGATCGCGTCAACGCGTGCTTACCACCGCTACCTCAAAAGAGAGCTGCAGTCTCGGTTTGCCCGTAACGAGTCCTCTGTGAGGAAGGCCTTTCCGGGGGTGAAGATCGTGAAGGTGCCGATGCCGCCGCCGGCCTTGGACAGCGACGAGGAGGTTCGGCGAGAGCTCTTCTTGAACGCCTTGCAGGCGTTCATCGGGCAAGAGCGTATCGCCATGCGTTTCGATCCTGCTTCCGCTCTGGAGAATTGGGAGGCTTTTGAGATCAACCCGCGGATCGAAGCGCGACTGAAAGAGGTGACGGGGATTTCTAATTGGCGAATGGAAATTGACCAGATCCGGGTGATTGAAACTTACCTTGGCGACTCGTTCGAGAACCTGCTAGCTAAGCACGTGGAACCGCAAGTCAACTACCGCTCCTACGTAAACAGCCTTTACGTGAAGAATCCTGAGGGAGAGGAGGTCGTGCTGATACCTCGTTTTCGTGGGCGCGATGGGAGCGAACAAGCGATGTTCGAGGCTTTGGAAACTAAAGTAGCAGCGGCATACCGCTCAGCGTGTCCGAAGGCGGAACAGATTTGGATCGATTGCACCGTGTTGACGGATTTTATGGGGATGATTCACTGTTACACTCTGGCAATCCCGGATCCATCGACTTTCGCTAAAGAGCTCTAG
- a CDS encoding glycosyltransferase translates to MPGPKLSVIIPAHNEASTIRKVVDALCSTEIASEILIVDDGSTDQTYAELEKIRQDRSTLVRILKHNTKSGKGAAIKTALEHVTGDVVAIQDADLEYDPKDLPKLLEPFQSSDTTVVYGSRILGNNPRSNNRFYWGGRFLSFVTSLLYQTRITDEATGYKLFRTETLRSLKLESDGFEFCPEVTAKLLRGGHKIIELPINYRPRTFSEGKKIRWYHGLTAISTLLSIRLAPPSDKYSSSVSTFLSVALLSIFVLSAWSNIYKAPFVLDDLGSIRDNQTIKEPFSLSSALQPPHSQGETVGGRPLLNLSLAANYQISGLAPWSYHATDIFIHLLCALTLLGLVRRSIDIWEAHRNKLPFNRDSVATLAALLWAVHPLATAAVSYTAQRAESLLALCYLFVLYAAARSIRSSRPYLWTSASVIACFIGTGVKEVIATAPLAVILFDYVFLPDRSLKLQLKRRSLFYLFLFLSWIPLALLMQSTSGRGGTAGLSFGADSWEYLKTQAWALVHYLRLTLWPDPLVFDYGRQFLVDEPTKWIPRAILLAVLLIVSLFGFIRRNPFGMLGLLCFIFLAPTSSFIPIADRVFEHRFYLPLAAVCVVFVVSISILSRRLALAFVLAVSVAGVYAILDRNETYNNSVSLWKDTVAKVPSNSRAHNNLATLLVEKGEYADAIRHFEKALELSPNALLYHNFANTLALEGKKEEAITAYLEAIKRDPSLSRARLGLADTYLANGQAGPSIQHYKKFLADNPEYVAARRKLATAYLAIGDRENALAEFAYIVELRPDDAQAHFDHGDVLAQNQKLEAAIEAFERVIELDANNSQAFGNLGNLYLMRKDFAQAEEQYTQSLSIKPTAMIHTNLAIVHLYTRRAQSAKSELQKALQLDPEYVPAKNLLKKLN, encoded by the coding sequence ATGCCCGGCCCCAAACTAAGCGTAATCATACCCGCCCACAACGAGGCGTCGACAATTCGAAAAGTCGTCGATGCTCTATGCTCCACAGAAATAGCGTCCGAAATCCTAATTGTAGACGATGGAAGCACAGACCAAACTTATGCTGAGCTAGAAAAGATCCGGCAGGACCGTTCCACTCTCGTCCGTATCCTGAAACACAATACCAAATCGGGGAAAGGCGCCGCAATCAAAACAGCGCTCGAGCACGTGACAGGAGATGTCGTAGCCATCCAAGACGCAGACTTGGAATACGACCCTAAGGATCTTCCCAAACTATTGGAACCGTTCCAATCCTCCGATACCACCGTAGTTTATGGCTCGCGTATATTAGGTAACAACCCAAGGTCCAACAATCGCTTTTACTGGGGCGGACGATTTCTAAGCTTCGTAACAAGCCTGCTCTATCAAACACGTATAACCGACGAAGCCACCGGCTATAAGCTGTTCCGCACCGAAACCCTTCGTTCACTTAAGCTCGAAAGCGACGGTTTCGAGTTCTGCCCGGAGGTGACCGCGAAACTGCTCCGCGGCGGCCATAAAATCATAGAGCTCCCCATCAACTACCGCCCACGCACGTTTTCCGAGGGAAAGAAAATTCGCTGGTATCACGGCCTAACCGCAATCAGCACCCTTCTCTCAATTCGACTCGCACCCCCAAGCGACAAGTACAGTTCAAGCGTATCCACTTTTTTGAGCGTTGCTCTCCTGTCCATCTTCGTTCTCTCCGCATGGAGCAACATTTACAAGGCTCCCTTCGTGCTCGATGACCTTGGGTCCATCCGAGACAATCAAACCATCAAGGAGCCTTTTAGTCTTAGCTCCGCCCTTCAACCGCCCCATAGCCAAGGGGAAACAGTCGGGGGCCGACCGCTTCTTAATCTCAGCCTTGCAGCTAACTACCAGATCAGCGGCCTCGCCCCTTGGAGCTACCATGCCACGGATATCTTTATCCACCTACTGTGCGCGCTAACGCTGCTTGGGCTCGTCCGCAGAAGTATAGACATTTGGGAAGCACATCGGAACAAGCTCCCTTTCAATCGCGACAGTGTGGCCACCCTGGCCGCCCTACTTTGGGCAGTGCATCCATTGGCCACGGCCGCAGTGAGCTACACCGCCCAGAGAGCGGAAAGCTTGCTCGCCCTCTGCTACCTATTCGTTCTTTACGCGGCAGCTAGGAGCATTCGCAGCAGTCGCCCCTATCTCTGGACCTCAGCAAGCGTTATCGCTTGTTTCATAGGAACCGGAGTCAAGGAGGTGATCGCTACCGCCCCGCTCGCCGTCATCTTGTTCGACTACGTTTTCCTTCCCGATCGGAGCCTAAAGCTACAACTAAAGCGAAGATCCCTATTCTATCTCTTCTTGTTCCTATCATGGATCCCCTTGGCTCTTCTCATGCAATCCACTTCCGGACGAGGAGGCACCGCGGGACTTTCCTTTGGAGCGGATTCCTGGGAATACCTCAAAACGCAAGCGTGGGCTCTCGTCCACTATTTGAGGCTAACGCTTTGGCCCGATCCGCTGGTCTTCGACTACGGAAGACAGTTCCTGGTCGACGAACCCACAAAATGGATACCACGAGCAATCCTGCTTGCAGTCCTCCTAATCGTTAGTCTGTTCGGCTTTATTAGACGGAACCCATTCGGGATGCTAGGATTGCTTTGCTTCATCTTCCTTGCCCCAACATCAAGTTTTATCCCCATTGCAGATCGCGTTTTCGAGCACCGATTCTACCTTCCGCTCGCTGCCGTTTGCGTCGTTTTCGTAGTAAGTATTTCGATACTTTCTAGACGTCTCGCACTTGCGTTCGTACTAGCCGTCTCAGTCGCTGGCGTGTATGCGATTTTGGATCGCAATGAAACGTACAACAATTCGGTGTCTCTCTGGAAAGACACTGTAGCTAAGGTCCCCTCAAACTCGAGGGCGCACAATAACCTAGCTACACTGTTGGTCGAAAAGGGCGAATATGCCGATGCGATTCGACATTTCGAAAAAGCGCTCGAGCTCTCCCCAAACGCCCTGCTCTATCACAATTTCGCCAACACACTCGCGCTTGAAGGAAAGAAAGAAGAGGCGATCACGGCGTACCTCGAGGCCATTAAGCGGGACCCAAGCCTTTCGCGAGCCCGCTTGGGATTGGCCGATACTTACCTTGCCAATGGGCAGGCGGGCCCGTCCATACAGCATTACAAGAAATTCCTAGCTGATAACCCAGAATACGTGGCCGCCCGCAGGAAACTTGCCACCGCGTATCTAGCAATTGGAGACAGGGAAAACGCTCTAGCGGAATTTGCATACATAGTGGAACTCCGGCCCGACGATGCGCAAGCGCACTTCGACCACGGGGACGTGCTTGCCCAAAATCAAAAACTCGAAGCCGCGATAGAGGCATTTGAAAGGGTCATCGAGCTCGACGCCAACAACTCTCAAGCTTTTGGGAACTTGGGAAATCTCTATCTAATGCGAAAAGACTTCGCTCAAGCAGAAGAGCAATACACGCAGTCCCTATCGATCAAGCCCACCGCTATGATCCATACCAACCTCGCAATCGTCCACTTATACACCCGACGTGCTCAGTCCGCGAAGTCGGAGCTTCAAAAAGCGTTACAATTGGACCCAGAATATGTGCCTGCCAAAAATCTGTTGAAGAAACTCAACTAG
- a CDS encoding TonB-dependent receptor plug domain-containing protein: MKQTKKNPIPRFRTTLALSLLLGAANVGYSQEVDDDDEVFELSPFEVTSSEDDIGYYSERTLAGSRLNTKVSDLAASITVVTMQQMEDTAATDLNDVFLYESSTEGFGNFTATSGSLADRGTIKDAGAGYSFANSGESASAGSSNRVRGLAAPTITQNFYNALGGIPFDSYNTRSVEINRGPNSILSGLGSPAGIVNQSTASAAIGVNSTQVVFRLDDRGSVRGSFNHNQSLIEDKLAVYVAGLREEERFERKPSYDNTTRFYGAVRYEPFEKTKLRGSFERYSNNNRRPNSLTPRDFVTPWLEAGRPAYDNQTLMVTKLDTGEQFGPFVSSADSPSYEEGMIAGGGGFWNPDSPTYVPGIVPSRAWTSRPIVQVNPDGTSYAYEGYARYGYNSNSNYPQSLAAPGTDDRTDADWAVYDMQHTFSDFYNWDRNVANFVAPPVTDKSVYNWEEYNMLAMNYGSKEADTYNIEFEQEILENLHFSAGWFRQNYSDVQNYTVQQQTGATLYVDTNLNLPNGQPNPNFGLPFLEDYLPDTWTNEITNDNMRAQLAYQLKLADNDNWTKWLGNHNFLGFYSNQKVESLRLRLRGTTVGGDGRFLPWNDLTTTGNWRYYGNSARLYRNYYLASPGDPQATVTTGAPTHWGQPQYMGADFEVYDQFGGPSSYPVTLYNWETGQWEQTNTEVATVLHDATSGRNIRDLDSQTLGWQGYFLDNRIIATAGWRKDEVDLRNTVGSAGLGRAEFTDAGFVMPEASYNRWSFIDGEGNEVKNEDSVEGETSSYGVVAVPFRWDGGDFRVHYNESDNFNPPSSAQTDVFGNLLPKPTGEGTDYGFSVTAFDNKFTAKFNWFENSADNDRTGAAGTLIDRLTRIEHRYLRPWAEQIAYQQLDFPGIDYTAEAPEGGRPELTETQQAQFESRVEELTGLRYDWPSGLNFGATQTTIAEGMEIQLIYNPTKNWNMKMTAAQNETTTQNVAPQYDAWADLRVPIWQGLNSPLTAANDKNNDGDNDPNTFMFNGVRPADLSTFWSAYGYVGDFDITNPSAQWGNAEDFHEAAVLSQVALAKAQEGVASPNVREWRLNLISNYLFTDGAFKGLGIGGSVRWEDQAAIGYYGYAAGDDPNVLNAPDPSRPFYDSGNTNVDLWASYSIPIANEKVDWKIQLNIRNVQDSGELRPVSVDYAGNINAYRIIDPRQIFLTNTFTF, from the coding sequence ATGAAACAAACGAAAAAGAACCCTATACCCCGGTTCCGAACGACTCTAGCGCTGTCGCTATTGCTCGGAGCCGCTAACGTTGGCTACTCGCAAGAGGTAGACGACGATGACGAAGTATTCGAGCTATCGCCGTTCGAAGTCACCTCGTCGGAAGATGACATTGGATACTACTCAGAGCGCACCCTAGCAGGTAGCCGCCTGAATACCAAAGTATCTGATTTGGCTGCCTCCATCACGGTTGTCACGATGCAGCAGATGGAAGACACCGCTGCAACGGACCTGAATGACGTTTTCCTATATGAATCGAGTACCGAAGGATTCGGAAACTTCACGGCTACCAGCGGCAGCTTGGCTGACCGCGGCACCATCAAGGATGCCGGTGCTGGATACAGTTTCGCGAACTCTGGTGAATCCGCATCTGCTGGATCTTCGAACCGCGTACGCGGCTTGGCGGCTCCAACCATTACGCAGAATTTCTACAACGCACTCGGCGGAATTCCTTTCGATTCCTACAACACGCGGTCAGTGGAAATCAATCGGGGACCTAACTCCATCCTATCTGGATTGGGAAGTCCTGCAGGTATCGTCAACCAATCCACCGCAAGCGCAGCTATCGGCGTAAACAGCACCCAGGTGGTGTTTCGTTTGGACGATCGAGGCTCCGTTCGTGGCAGTTTCAACCACAATCAGTCGCTTATCGAGGACAAGCTCGCGGTTTACGTAGCTGGTCTGAGAGAAGAGGAGCGTTTCGAACGCAAACCTTCTTACGACAACACGACGCGTTTTTACGGAGCAGTTCGCTACGAGCCGTTTGAGAAAACCAAGCTGCGCGGCAGTTTCGAAAGGTACTCCAACAACAACCGTCGGCCTAACTCCCTCACGCCGCGCGACTTCGTAACTCCATGGCTCGAGGCAGGACGACCAGCGTACGACAACCAAACACTCATGGTTACCAAGCTGGATACAGGAGAGCAATTCGGCCCCTTCGTATCGAGCGCCGACAGTCCCAGCTACGAGGAAGGCATGATCGCAGGAGGTGGGGGCTTTTGGAATCCTGACAGCCCAACATACGTACCCGGCATCGTTCCTTCGCGCGCTTGGACATCTCGCCCGATCGTTCAGGTAAACCCAGATGGTACATCCTACGCCTACGAAGGATACGCACGGTACGGGTACAACTCGAACTCGAACTATCCGCAGAGCTTGGCAGCACCGGGAACCGACGATCGCACGGACGCTGACTGGGCCGTATACGACATGCAGCACACGTTCTCAGACTTCTATAACTGGGACAGAAACGTAGCTAACTTCGTCGCGCCTCCTGTGACCGATAAATCGGTCTACAACTGGGAAGAGTACAACATGCTAGCCATGAACTACGGATCGAAGGAAGCTGACACCTACAACATCGAGTTCGAGCAGGAGATTCTCGAGAACCTTCACTTCTCGGCCGGTTGGTTCCGTCAAAACTACTCGGACGTTCAAAACTACACCGTACAGCAGCAAACTGGCGCGACTCTCTACGTCGACACCAACCTAAACCTGCCGAACGGTCAGCCAAATCCGAACTTCGGCCTCCCCTTCTTGGAAGACTACCTTCCTGACACTTGGACCAACGAAATCACCAACGACAACATGCGCGCTCAGCTTGCTTACCAACTCAAGCTTGCGGATAATGATAATTGGACCAAGTGGTTGGGTAACCATAACTTCCTAGGTTTCTACTCGAATCAGAAAGTCGAAAGCCTCCGCTTGCGCCTCCGTGGCACTACGGTTGGAGGGGATGGACGCTTCCTGCCATGGAATGATCTGACCACCACAGGCAACTGGCGCTACTACGGCAACAGCGCGCGTCTGTACCGTAACTACTACCTGGCGAGTCCTGGAGACCCGCAGGCCACCGTTACAACAGGTGCTCCCACACACTGGGGACAACCACAATACATGGGAGCCGATTTCGAAGTGTACGATCAGTTCGGCGGTCCTAGCAGCTATCCTGTAACGCTCTACAACTGGGAAACTGGCCAATGGGAGCAGACGAACACCGAAGTCGCGACCGTGCTGCACGATGCAACTTCAGGCCGCAATATTCGCGACCTAGATTCGCAAACGCTTGGCTGGCAAGGTTACTTCCTCGACAACCGTATCATCGCAACCGCCGGCTGGAGAAAGGATGAGGTCGATCTTCGAAACACCGTTGGGTCGGCTGGTCTCGGTCGTGCCGAGTTTACCGACGCTGGTTTTGTGATGCCTGAGGCAAGCTACAATCGTTGGTCATTCATCGATGGCGAAGGAAACGAAGTCAAAAACGAAGACTCCGTCGAAGGCGAGACTTCTTCCTACGGTGTCGTTGCTGTCCCATTCCGTTGGGATGGTGGAGATTTCCGCGTTCACTACAACGAATCGGACAACTTCAACCCACCAAGCTCAGCCCAGACAGACGTCTTCGGCAATCTGTTGCCTAAGCCAACAGGTGAAGGTACTGACTACGGTTTCAGCGTCACCGCGTTCGACAACAAGTTTACTGCTAAGTTTAACTGGTTCGAGAACTCCGCTGACAACGACCGCACCGGCGCGGCAGGTACACTCATCGACCGCCTTACCCGTATCGAGCACCGCTACCTCCGCCCTTGGGCAGAGCAGATCGCCTACCAGCAGCTAGACTTCCCAGGCATAGATTACACCGCAGAGGCACCTGAAGGAGGGCGTCCTGAACTCACCGAGACGCAGCAAGCTCAATTCGAGTCACGCGTTGAGGAGCTCACAGGACTTCGCTACGACTGGCCATCGGGCCTGAACTTCGGCGCGACTCAAACGACGATTGCCGAGGGTATGGAAATCCAGTTGATCTACAACCCAACCAAAAACTGGAATATGAAGATGACCGCCGCGCAAAATGAGACAACGACTCAAAACGTGGCGCCTCAGTACGACGCTTGGGCCGATCTCCGTGTTCCCATCTGGCAAGGACTTAACTCACCACTCACCGCGGCAAACGACAAGAACAACGATGGTGACAACGATCCAAACACCTTCATGTTCAATGGAGTGCGTCCAGCCGACCTGAGCACCTTCTGGAGCGCATACGGTTACGTAGGAGACTTCGACATAACAAACCCATCAGCACAGTGGGGTAATGCCGAAGACTTCCACGAAGCAGCAGTTCTCTCGCAGGTCGCTCTGGCTAAAGCGCAGGAAGGCGTAGCTTCTCCAAACGTTCGTGAATGGCGACTCAATCTGATCTCCAACTACCTCTTCACCGACGGCGCATTCAAAGGCCTCGGAATTGGCGGTAGCGTACGTTGGGAAGACCAGGCAGCTATCGGTTACTACGGATACGCAGCAGGAGATGATCCAAACGTCTTGAACGCTCCAGATCCAAGTCGTCCGTTCTACGACAGCGGCAACACCAACGTTGACCTCTGGGCTTCCTACTCCATTCCGATCGCAAACGAAAAGGTTGATTGGAAGATTCAGCTGAACATCCGCAACGTGCAGGACAGCGGCGAACTCCGCCCTGTGTCGGTTGACTACGCTGGCAACATCAACGCCTACCGTATCATCGATCCACGTCAGATCTTCCTGACGAATACCTTCACATTCTAG
- a CDS encoding family 43 glycosylhydrolase, whose translation MASTLNLFSENEYPNPLILQRADPWIHKHEDGYYYFIATAPQYLRIELRRAKTIAGLATAEPKTIWEAHETGIMGNHIWAPELHFLDGKWYIYFAAGDADEKWRIRMYALENEAANPLQDSWVEKGEIKTAWDDFALDATILENKGKRYYVWAQMDREMGVNSNIYISEMENPWTLKGPYAMLTTAQFSWEQMKYKVNEGPAFIKRNGKIFMTYSVNATDRNYRMGLLWADEDANLLDPASWTKSPGPVFQTSEDNGIYGPGHNGFTTDEDGNDILVYHARNYKDLEVDSLRDWNRHARVKPFTWTESGFPDFGQPQPDTPAKQADKPLFRDPIFDGAADPVVIWNETRGRWWMFYTNRRAKAEGLSGVQWVHGTHIGIAESKDQGASWERHSQAAIHGLPKELQVADPTHWAPEVIRGPKGDYHMYLTFVPGVFDNWGHPRVIVHLTSKDLENWNYQSTLPLVNEKVIDACVFQLGENHWRMWYNNELDGKSIYYADSTDLYNWEDKTKAVGDKSGEGPKVFQWNGYYWMVTDVWSGLGVYRSDDALNWTRQSGDNLLQHPGSGEDDGVIGGHPDVVVQGEKAYLFYFTHPGRADKSLQDGYELRRSSIQVVELKFKDGRLEADRDQPTFIKLDPRYSY comes from the coding sequence ATGGCTTCTACACTCAACCTGTTTTCCGAAAACGAATACCCGAATCCCTTGATTCTCCAGCGGGCAGACCCCTGGATCCATAAGCACGAGGACGGCTACTACTACTTCATCGCCACCGCGCCCCAGTACCTGCGCATCGAACTGCGCCGGGCCAAGACCATCGCCGGACTCGCCACCGCCGAACCGAAAACAATCTGGGAAGCCCACGAAACGGGCATCATGGGAAATCACATCTGGGCCCCGGAACTGCATTTCCTCGACGGCAAATGGTACATCTACTTCGCAGCCGGCGACGCTGACGAGAAATGGCGTATCCGCATGTACGCCCTGGAGAACGAGGCCGCCAATCCGCTGCAAGACAGCTGGGTGGAGAAAGGCGAAATCAAGACAGCCTGGGACGATTTCGCCCTCGACGCGACCATATTGGAGAACAAGGGAAAACGCTACTACGTCTGGGCGCAAATGGATCGGGAGATGGGGGTGAACTCCAACATCTATATTTCCGAAATGGAAAATCCGTGGACCCTAAAGGGTCCCTACGCGATGCTCACTACGGCTCAGTTCAGCTGGGAGCAGATGAAGTACAAAGTCAACGAAGGCCCCGCCTTCATAAAGCGGAACGGCAAGATATTCATGACCTACTCCGTCAATGCCACGGACCGCAACTACCGCATGGGGCTGCTCTGGGCTGACGAAGACGCGAACCTACTCGATCCCGCCTCCTGGACGAAATCTCCCGGCCCTGTTTTCCAAACCTCCGAGGACAACGGAATCTATGGCCCCGGCCATAACGGATTCACCACCGACGAGGACGGAAACGATATTCTCGTGTATCACGCCCGAAACTACAAGGATCTCGAGGTAGACTCACTGCGCGACTGGAATCGCCATGCCCGCGTCAAGCCGTTCACTTGGACAGAATCCGGCTTCCCCGACTTCGGGCAACCGCAGCCAGACACTCCTGCCAAGCAAGCCGACAAGCCGCTTTTCCGCGACCCTATCTTCGACGGAGCTGCCGATCCCGTGGTCATCTGGAACGAAACACGCGGCCGCTGGTGGATGTTCTACACGAACCGCCGCGCCAAAGCGGAGGGCCTCTCCGGCGTCCAATGGGTTCACGGTACCCATATCGGCATAGCCGAATCCAAGGACCAAGGAGCAAGCTGGGAACGCCACAGCCAAGCCGCGATCCATGGATTGCCAAAAGAATTGCAGGTAGCAGACCCAACCCACTGGGCACCCGAAGTGATTCGGGGCCCCAAAGGCGACTACCATATGTACCTGACCTTCGTGCCCGGCGTATTCGATAATTGGGGACACCCTCGCGTCATCGTCCACTTGACCAGCAAGGACCTCGAGAACTGGAACTACCAGTCCACCCTTCCCCTCGTAAACGAAAAGGTAATCGACGCCTGCGTGTTCCAACTCGGCGAGAACCACTGGCGCATGTGGTACAACAACGAACTCGACGGTAAATCGATCTACTACGCCGACTCCACCGACCTCTACAATTGGGAGGACAAGACGAAGGCCGTTGGCGACAAATCCGGCGAAGGTCCAAAGGTTTTCCAGTGGAACGGCTACTATTGGATGGTTACCGACGTCTGGTCCGGACTCGGCGTTTATCGATCCGACGACGCTCTTAATTGGACACGCCAAAGCGGCGACAACCTTCTACAGCACCCTGGTTCCGGCGAAGACGACGGAGTCATCGGCGGCCACCCGGATGTCGTCGTGCAGGGCGAAAAGGCCTACTTGTTTTACTTCACCCACCCCGGAAGAGCCGACAAGTCCTTGCAAGATGGATACGAATTGAGACGCAGCTCGATCCAGGTTGTGGAGCTCAAGTTCAAAGACGGGCGACTCGAAGCAGACCGAGACCAGCCGACCTTCATAAAGCTCGACCCTCGATACTCCTACTAG
- a CDS encoding acetylxylan esterase yields the protein MPLIDKPLPELKTYQGINPRPQDFDTYWDESLEELAAIDPAPELRPSDAIHSRNADCFDLTFTSIGGARIYAKYLRPKNAQNCPAALMFHGYSAESGEWNDKLAYVGEGIALAAMDCRGQGGLSQDVGGTLGTTLRGHIVRGLEDPDPKKLLFRSHFLDTVQLARVVAAFEEIDAERIGCFGGSQGGGLALACAALSPLIKRCAAFFPFLCDYRRVWEMDLAKDAYEELSYYFRRRDPAHKTEDAVFEKLGYIDCQHLAPRITAKVLMQSGLMDTICPPSTQFAAYNKIGSEKDIIIYPDFAHEVPTGGWDHVFNFLTKL from the coding sequence ATGCCTCTGATCGACAAACCCCTACCCGAGCTAAAGACGTACCAAGGGATCAATCCGCGTCCCCAAGATTTCGATACCTACTGGGACGAATCCCTCGAGGAGCTCGCAGCCATCGATCCAGCTCCGGAGCTTCGCCCGAGCGATGCAATCCACAGCAGGAACGCCGACTGCTTCGACCTGACCTTCACCAGCATCGGCGGAGCCCGCATCTACGCCAAGTACCTGCGACCGAAAAACGCTCAAAACTGCCCGGCTGCTCTCATGTTCCACGGCTACAGCGCGGAGTCCGGCGAATGGAACGACAAGCTCGCCTACGTAGGCGAGGGCATCGCCTTGGCGGCCATGGATTGCCGTGGCCAAGGAGGCCTGTCGCAAGACGTGGGAGGCACCCTGGGAACGACCCTGCGCGGCCACATCGTGCGCGGCCTGGAGGATCCCGATCCCAAGAAACTGCTCTTTAGGTCACATTTTCTGGATACAGTGCAGCTCGCTCGAGTCGTCGCCGCCTTCGAGGAAATCGATGCCGAGCGCATCGGTTGCTTTGGCGGCTCCCAAGGGGGAGGGCTCGCCCTCGCCTGCGCCGCCCTGTCTCCCCTGATCAAGCGCTGCGCCGCGTTCTTCCCTTTCCTCTGCGACTACCGCCGCGTCTGGGAAATGGACCTCGCTAAAGACGCCTACGAAGAGCTCTCCTACTATTTTCGCCGCCGCGACCCTGCGCATAAAACCGAAGACGCCGTCTTCGAGAAGCTCGGATACATCGACTGTCAACACCTAGCGCCCCGCATCACCGCCAAGGTCCTCATGCAGTCTGGCTTGATGGACACGATTTGCCCGCCTTCCACCCAATTCGCAGCCTACAACAAAATAGGTTCCGAAAAGGACATCATCATCTATCCAGACTTCGCCCACGAGGTTCCCACCGGCGGCTGGGATCATGTCTTCAATTTCCTGACCAAACTGTAA